The following are from one region of the Treponema denticola genome:
- a CDS encoding alpha/beta hydrolase family protein has translation MKGKRKLILWITAVVFVLFILPMGIAYFIYQDTFGLRYTTSSYMKRQVEEFEGLKLKKYFFTSNKGQKLTAYKYYKEDSGYKGLIIIAHGFGGGGHNSYMDVADYLAGNGYLVFSYDATGNDESEGSGVGGLPQGIIDLDYAIRFVKENEEFKNLPIMLFGHSWGGYSVGSVLNLHKDIAAVVTVSGFNSSIGMIKDNGGSFIGKWINFFMPYFSLIEKIKFGKYANYSCIKGFENSDTKIMVIHSSDDDTVSFENNYKRFYKKFGNNTRFTFIEYDNRGHSYLYYTDEARSYGKRLSEDFTSFKKSLQVEITPEIRAEYFKKHLDKKQFFEVDKGLMEKIVLFYDES, from the coding sequence ATGAAAGGAAAAAGAAAATTGATTTTATGGATAACAGCTGTTGTGTTTGTTCTTTTTATTTTGCCTATGGGTATTGCTTACTTTATTTATCAAGATACTTTCGGTTTAAGATATACAACCTCCTCCTATATGAAACGGCAGGTAGAAGAATTTGAAGGATTGAAATTAAAAAAATATTTTTTTACTTCAAATAAGGGACAAAAACTTACTGCTTACAAATATTATAAAGAAGATAGCGGCTATAAGGGGCTTATAATAATAGCTCACGGATTTGGAGGCGGAGGGCATAATTCCTATATGGATGTTGCAGATTATTTGGCAGGAAACGGGTATTTGGTGTTTTCTTATGATGCTACAGGAAATGATGAAAGTGAGGGAAGCGGAGTTGGAGGTTTGCCCCAGGGGATTATCGACCTTGACTATGCAATCAGGTTTGTAAAAGAAAATGAAGAATTTAAAAATTTACCGATTATGCTTTTCGGACACAGTTGGGGCGGTTATTCCGTTGGAAGTGTTTTAAATTTACATAAGGACATAGCGGCGGTTGTGACAGTTTCGGGTTTTAACTCTTCGATCGGTATGATAAAAGATAATGGAGGCAGCTTTATCGGAAAGTGGATTAACTTTTTTATGCCCTATTTTTCGTTGATAGAAAAAATAAAATTCGGGAAATATGCAAATTATTCTTGCATAAAGGGATTCGAAAATTCCGATACAAAGATAATGGTTATTCACAGTTCTGACGATGATACCGTTTCTTTTGAAAATAATTATAAACGGTTTTATAAAAAATTCGGAAACAATACCCGATTCACTTTTATCGAGTATGATAATAGAGGACATAGTTATTTGTATTATACTGATGAAGCTAGAAGTTACGGTAAAAGACTCAGCGAAGATTTTACAAGTTTTAAAAAATCTTTGCAAGTAGAAATTACACCTGAAATACGAGCCGAGTATTTTAAAAAACATCTGGACAAAAAACAATTTTTTGAAGTTGATAAAGGTCTAATGGAAAAAATAGTTTTGTTTTATGATGAAAGTTAA
- the murD gene encoding UDP-N-acetylmuramoyl-L-alanine--D-glutamate ligase, with product MQISLENIKNKKVTVMGLGLNGGGLATAQFFARYGAEVTVTDLKTSEELRPSIEKLSAFKNIRFVLGEHRIEDFREADLVIKNPGVKLEGNVFLEAAKQIESDVSVFLFLSKAPILAVTGSKGKSSTVSALYYGFKKLGYNAFLGGNITVSPLSFFEETSCDTPVVLELSSWQLADLKNKKLLKPKIAIITPIMPDHLNWYGTMEKYVADKKIIYENMDEADYLICNFDDGWGKIFAEETRANVFWYSEKKPAKEYRGVFFNKNQEGLCNLSDVERLLLSKDAKVPGLKLKQNVLNAGLALLLYQKIHKPENLKNNNIKEQSEFIRKFMDEYSGIEHRLEFFYETNGIKFYNDTAATIPEASAAALEAFDKPPILICGGTNKNLNFIPLAEKANLAKSLYLLAGTGTDLLIPLLKEKAIEYNGPFDSLDSLLFSLKENAEKGDVVILSPGAASFGMFKNEFDRGNTFKEKVKEIFC from the coding sequence ATGCAAATAAGCTTAGAAAATATAAAGAATAAAAAAGTAACCGTTATGGGGCTTGGGCTAAATGGGGGAGGGCTTGCGACTGCCCAATTTTTTGCCCGATATGGAGCCGAGGTTACGGTAACGGATTTAAAAACTTCGGAAGAATTAAGACCATCAATCGAGAAACTTTCTGCTTTTAAGAATATTCGATTTGTGTTGGGTGAACATAGAATAGAGGATTTTAGGGAAGCCGATCTTGTCATCAAAAATCCAGGCGTAAAACTTGAAGGAAATGTTTTTTTAGAAGCCGCAAAACAAATAGAGTCAGATGTTTCGGTTTTTCTTTTTCTTTCAAAGGCTCCGATTTTGGCGGTAACGGGAAGCAAGGGAAAATCCTCTACGGTAAGTGCCCTTTATTACGGGTTTAAAAAGTTAGGGTACAATGCTTTTTTGGGCGGGAACATTACGGTCAGCCCTTTAAGTTTTTTTGAAGAAACCTCTTGCGATACGCCTGTGGTTTTGGAGCTCTCCAGTTGGCAGCTTGCCGATTTAAAAAATAAAAAACTGCTTAAGCCTAAGATTGCGATTATTACGCCCATAATGCCCGACCACTTAAACTGGTACGGCACAATGGAAAAATATGTTGCCGATAAAAAAATAATCTATGAAAATATGGATGAAGCGGATTATCTAATCTGTAATTTTGATGACGGCTGGGGAAAAATTTTTGCAGAAGAAACAAGAGCAAATGTTTTTTGGTACAGTGAAAAAAAACCGGCTAAAGAATATCGAGGAGTTTTTTTTAATAAGAACCAAGAAGGCCTTTGCAATTTAAGTGATGTAGAAAGGCTTTTACTTTCAAAGGATGCAAAAGTTCCCGGGCTTAAACTTAAACAAAATGTCTTGAATGCAGGTCTTGCTCTTCTGCTTTATCAAAAAATTCATAAGCCTGAAAATTTAAAAAACAATAACATCAAAGAGCAATCCGAATTTATCCGTAAATTTATGGACGAGTATTCGGGTATTGAACATCGATTGGAATTTTTTTATGAAACAAACGGAATAAAATTTTATAATGATACGGCCGCTACAATTCCCGAAGCATCTGCTGCCGCCTTAGAAGCTTTTGATAAGCCGCCCATCTTAATTTGCGGCGGAACAAATAAAAACTTAAATTTTATTCCGCTTGCCGAAAAAGCAAATCTTGCCAAAAGCCTATATCTTCTTGCAGGAACGGGAACAGACCTTTTAATTCCTCTCCTTAAAGAAAAGGCTATTGAATATAATGGCCCCTTTGACAGCTTGGACTCTCTTTTGTTTTCATTAAAAGAAAACGCAGAAAAAGGCGATGTCGTAATTCTATCGCCGGGTGCAGCCTCCTTCGGCATGTTTAAAAACGAATTCGACCGCGGCAATACATTCAAAGAAAAGGTAAAAGAAATATTTTGCTGA
- a CDS encoding type I restriction-modification system subunit M, with translation MAVRKSELYGSLWAGCDSLRGGMDSSQYKDYILTLLFVKYVSDKYKDMPYGEIEIPEGGSFDDMLALRGKKGIGEGIDKVIAKLAEANDLRGIIDNAYFNDPTKFGSGQEMVDKLTELLSIFCDKMPNFGKNKAEGDDIIGDAYEYLMKNFATESGKSKGQFYTPAEVSRILAHVIGIEKAKSGESTLYDPACGSGSLLIRAAETAPPNVAVFGQEKDITTAGLAKMNLVLHNVATAEIKSGNTFSEPKYKKHDNETALRQFDFAVVNPPFSDKNWTHGLQDFGRFDGYEERPPEKNGDFAWLLHVIKSLKRNGKAAVILPHGVLFRGNAEASIRKALIKKGFIKGIIGLPPNLFYGTGIPACIIVIDKENAEKRKGIFIIDASKDFIKDNDKNRLRERDIYKITTVFNNKKELPYYSRFVFIDEIEQNDYNLNIPRYIQNGTSEEVQNIEAHLRGGIPSEDIENLSAYWDTFPQLKSSLFKPLRDDFCSLAAEKDSLYGVIEDDKDFSNYADIIETAFEKWKRKAKKHLSSITNDTKPKELIRLLAELLIKEYESVHLIDKYDVYEVLLSYWNNTMSDDVYLIMQDGYSVIREIDIFTKASTNKNNGKEKTIETGWDGKVISKGLVIEMFFLKEKTEIDKIEKVIDTVQGELNEILENIDEDSVINECLTDKKNLDKTLLNLKISEIRSFIINDEIKALVELQNSEKPKKKEVLAYITKNPLCKNAVTDKGTITTASINNRIEEIRDALSVPEEHAEDYALLCKAQNKSELIEENTKLLKALRTALDERVRKHYANLSDEECIKLLLDLKWFRSISNGIYELYEAVNHHLSERIGELAERYDQTLPELEKETALLENKVKSHLQKMGFVW, from the coding sequence ATGGCGGTTAGAAAAAGCGAATTATATGGTAGTTTGTGGGCAGGCTGCGATAGTCTGAGAGGCGGGATGGACAGCTCTCAGTACAAAGATTATATTTTAACACTATTATTTGTAAAATATGTATCTGACAAATACAAAGATATGCCCTACGGTGAAATTGAAATCCCCGAAGGGGGCAGCTTTGATGATATGCTTGCTCTACGCGGCAAAAAAGGAATAGGAGAAGGCATAGATAAAGTTATAGCAAAACTAGCCGAAGCGAACGATCTTCGAGGCATAATAGATAATGCGTATTTTAATGATCCAACAAAATTCGGATCCGGACAAGAGATGGTAGATAAGCTTACCGAATTGCTTTCAATATTTTGCGATAAAATGCCAAACTTCGGTAAGAATAAAGCCGAAGGAGATGATATTATAGGAGATGCCTATGAATATCTTATGAAAAATTTTGCAACAGAAAGCGGGAAAAGTAAAGGGCAATTTTATACACCAGCCGAAGTTTCCCGTATTCTTGCTCACGTTATAGGTATAGAAAAAGCAAAATCCGGAGAAAGCACCTTATATGATCCTGCCTGCGGGTCGGGCTCCCTCCTTATCCGTGCGGCCGAAACAGCACCTCCCAATGTAGCAGTCTTTGGACAAGAAAAAGATATTACAACAGCAGGTCTTGCCAAGATGAATCTTGTACTACATAATGTAGCAACGGCAGAAATAAAAAGCGGCAATACATTTTCAGAACCCAAATATAAAAAACATGATAATGAAACGGCACTACGTCAGTTTGACTTTGCCGTAGTTAATCCGCCTTTTTCCGATAAAAACTGGACTCACGGTTTACAGGATTTTGGACGTTTTGACGGATATGAAGAAAGACCTCCTGAAAAAAACGGTGATTTTGCATGGCTTCTTCACGTTATAAAATCACTTAAGAGAAATGGAAAAGCCGCTGTTATCCTTCCTCATGGAGTATTATTTCGAGGAAATGCCGAAGCCTCAATAAGGAAAGCCCTTATAAAAAAAGGTTTTATAAAAGGTATCATAGGACTTCCTCCAAACCTGTTTTATGGAACCGGAATACCGGCTTGCATAATTGTTATTGATAAAGAAAATGCAGAAAAGCGAAAGGGAATTTTTATCATTGATGCAAGTAAGGATTTTATAAAAGACAATGATAAAAACCGTTTACGAGAACGGGATATATATAAAATTACTACAGTATTTAATAATAAAAAAGAATTGCCTTATTACTCGCGTTTTGTTTTCATCGATGAAATTGAACAAAATGATTATAATCTTAATATACCGAGATATATTCAAAACGGAACATCCGAAGAGGTACAAAACATTGAAGCTCATCTAAGAGGCGGAATTCCTTCAGAAGATATTGAAAATTTATCTGCATATTGGGACACATTTCCTCAATTAAAGAGCTCTCTTTTTAAACCGTTGCGGGATGATTTTTGCTCACTTGCAGCAGAAAAAGACAGCCTCTATGGAGTAATTGAAGACGATAAAGATTTTTCAAACTATGCGGATATTATTGAAACCGCGTTTGAAAAATGGAAGCGGAAGGCAAAAAAACATCTGTCTAGTATAACCAATGATACAAAACCTAAAGAGCTTATCCGCTTGCTTGCAGAGTTGCTGATTAAAGAATATGAATCCGTTCATCTTATTGATAAATATGATGTTTATGAAGTATTGCTTTCGTATTGGAACAACACAATGAGCGATGATGTCTATCTTATTATGCAAGACGGTTATTCTGTAATACGGGAGATAGATATTTTTACAAAAGCAAGTACAAACAAGAACAATGGAAAAGAAAAAACAATTGAAACCGGTTGGGACGGTAAGGTCATTTCTAAAGGACTTGTAATAGAGATGTTTTTTCTTAAAGAAAAAACGGAAATAGATAAGATAGAAAAAGTTATTGATACCGTTCAGGGAGAATTGAATGAAATACTTGAGAATATAGATGAAGATTCGGTTATCAATGAATGTTTGACCGATAAAAAAAACTTAGATAAAACACTTTTAAATTTAAAGATATCTGAAATACGATCTTTTATCATTAATGATGAAATAAAAGCCTTAGTTGAACTTCAAAATTCGGAAAAACCTAAAAAAAAGGAAGTGCTTGCATATATAACTAAAAATCCTTTATGTAAAAATGCTGTAACCGATAAAGGAACTATTACGACTGCAAGCATCAATAACCGTATTGAAGAAATAAGGGATGCTTTATCTGTTCCTGAAGAACATGCTGAGGACTATGCTTTATTGTGCAAAGCGCAAAACAAGTCCGAATTGATAGAAGAAAATACAAAATTGCTAAAAGCACTCCGTACAGCCTTAGATGAAAGGGTTCGTAAGCATTACGCCAACCTGTCTGATGAAGAATGTATCAAACTATTGCTTGATTTAAAATGGTTCCGCTCAATTTCAAACGGAATCTACGAACTGTATGAGGCTGTAAATCATCATCTGTCCGAACGGATTGGCGAACTTGCCGAACGCTATGACCAAACTCTTCCCGAACTTGAAAAAGAAACAGCATTACTTGAAAACAAGGTAAAATCACATTTACAAAAGATGGGGTTTGTATGGTAG
- a CDS encoding restriction endonuclease subunit S, translated as MVVPEGWEQVTLESICLPDGLIRGPFGGSLKKEIFLKKGYKIYEQKNAIYASIRIGTYYISPDKYRELNRFAVTSGDFIVSCSGTIGCIYELPMNSPKGVINQALLKITIDYSKIDKEFFRQYFISSIFQKTIIDDTQGGAMQNLVGMSKFKKTLFLIPQNISEQRRIAEVLSDTDTYISSLKKLITKKESVKQGVMQKLLTGKKRLPDFSGEWVEKRLGEFNIRKGEVITKATATIGNIPVVAGGKTITYYTNKYNRESNTITISASGANAGFVNFWKCRIFASDCSTIEKQSEYNIEHVYYSLLNKQDDLYKCQTGGAQPHVQPSDISSLIILVPPTLAEQTAIANILSDMDQEIEALKKKLKKVESIKQGMMQKLLTGDIRLLEGTEDIKEESLSKPKLQNKNLYAAKKVYSYKTTGRHSKGFDDAVMIAGIVNALYSPQYPLGRKKLQKCLYLLRRYQEQSTEEFKKKAAGPYADEIRYKGGEPIAIKSKYIISHKGTKGTIFSIGNNINQALEYINRWNMQADIEWVKKTLKFEKVDKLELWATVDMAICDLKSSKIPISVASIKNLIATNKEWSKKLEKPMFSDKNIADAITILQALFIKG; from the coding sequence ATGGTAGTACCTGAAGGATGGGAACAAGTTACATTAGAAAGTATATGTCTACCTGATGGGTTAATTAGAGGACCTTTTGGAGGTTCTCTAAAAAAGGAAATATTCTTAAAAAAAGGCTACAAAATATATGAACAGAAAAATGCTATATATGCCTCTATAAGAATAGGAACATATTATATTTCTCCCGATAAATATAGAGAACTAAATAGGTTTGCTGTTACTAGTGGTGATTTTATTGTCAGTTGTTCTGGAACGATAGGATGTATATATGAGCTTCCAATGAATTCACCCAAAGGTGTAATTAACCAAGCTTTGCTAAAAATTACCATTGATTATTCAAAAATAGATAAAGAATTCTTTCGCCAGTATTTTATATCTTCAATATTTCAAAAAACAATTATTGATGATACTCAAGGTGGTGCAATGCAAAATCTGGTTGGAATGAGTAAATTTAAAAAAACACTTTTTCTCATCCCTCAAAATATATCTGAACAACGCCGCATTGCAGAAGTCTTATCCGATACAGATACTTATATAAGCTCTTTAAAAAAACTCATTACAAAAAAAGAATCTGTAAAACAAGGGGTAATGCAGAAATTACTTACCGGTAAAAAACGATTGCCGGATTTCAGCGGTGAATGGGTAGAAAAGAGATTAGGGGAATTTAATATACGTAAAGGAGAAGTAATAACAAAAGCTACAGCAACCATTGGTAATATTCCTGTCGTTGCTGGAGGCAAAACTATCACATATTATACAAATAAATATAATAGAGAATCAAACACAATTACCATAAGTGCATCTGGTGCTAATGCGGGCTTTGTTAATTTTTGGAAATGCAGAATTTTTGCTTCAGACTGTTCTACCATTGAAAAACAATCTGAATATAATATTGAACATGTATATTATTCACTTTTAAATAAACAAGACGATTTATATAAATGTCAAACTGGTGGGGCTCAACCACATGTACAACCATCTGACATATCCTCATTGATTATCTTAGTTCCTCCAACTCTTGCCGAACAAACAGCAATAGCAAATATCCTTTCCGATATGGATCAAGAAATCGAAGCTTTAAAAAAGAAATTAAAAAAAGTAGAATCCATAAAACAAGGGATGATGCAAAAACTTCTTACAGGAGATATTCGACTCTTGGAAGGAACAGAGGATATTAAAGAAGAGAGCCTTTCCAAACCAAAACTGCAGAATAAGAATCTATATGCAGCGAAAAAAGTTTACAGCTATAAAACGACCGGAAGACACAGTAAAGGATTTGATGATGCAGTCATGATTGCCGGTATTGTAAATGCTCTTTATTCGCCTCAGTATCCTCTAGGAAGAAAAAAATTACAAAAGTGTTTATACCTTTTACGCCGTTATCAAGAACAAAGTACGGAAGAATTTAAGAAAAAGGCTGCCGGTCCTTATGCAGATGAAATTAGATATAAAGGCGGGGAACCTATAGCTATAAAGTCAAAATATATTATTTCACATAAAGGTACAAAAGGAACAATATTTAGTATCGGAAATAATATAAATCAAGCTCTGGAATATATTAATCGTTGGAATATGCAAGCAGATATAGAATGGGTAAAGAAAACACTTAAATTTGAAAAGGTTGATAAGCTGGAATTATGGGCAACTGTTGATATGGCTATCTGTGATTTAAAATCTTCAAAAATACCGATTTCAGTCGCTTCAATAAAGAATTTGATAGCAACAAATAAAGAGTGGAGCAAAAAGTTGGAAAAACCTATGTTTTCCGATAAAAACATTGCAGACGCTATCACTATACTTCAAGCCTTATTTATAAAGGGGTAA
- a CDS encoding virulence RhuM family protein, whose amino-acid sequence MNEKHGEVIIYTSDDGVTKINVNLHDETVWLSLDQMAELFQRDKSTISRHIKNIFTEGELQEHSVVAKFATTAADGKIYQVDYYNLDVIISVGYRVKSLAGTRFRIWANSILKEYIKKGFAIDDERLKGNGGGSYWKELLDRIRDIRSSEKILYRQVLDLYATSIDYDPKSEESLAFFKIVQNKLHYAAHGHTAAEVIYDRADAEKPFMGLKAFSGELPVRKDIGIAKNYLDEEELKILNNLVSGYFDIAEINAIEHRPMYMQDYIEQLDAVLTSGKRKLLEGAGRVSHEQAVKKAEKEYRKYQTESLTSVEKAYLDSLKKIEKKAKKASKSKKESPNA is encoded by the coding sequence ATGAATGAAAAACACGGCGAAGTAATCATTTATACAAGCGATGACGGAGTTACAAAGATAAACGTAAACTTACATGATGAAACGGTCTGGCTCTCTCTCGATCAAATGGCGGAGCTTTTCCAAAGAGATAAATCTACTATTTCACGGCATATCAAAAATATTTTTACCGAAGGTGAATTACAAGAACATTCAGTTGTTGCAAAATTTGCAACAACTGCTGCCGACGGTAAAATATATCAGGTAGACTATTACAATCTTGATGTTATTATTTCGGTAGGTTACCGCGTAAAATCCCTAGCCGGAACACGCTTTCGTATTTGGGCAAACTCCATATTGAAAGAATATATCAAAAAAGGTTTTGCTATAGATGATGAACGATTGAAAGGAAACGGCGGAGGAAGCTATTGGAAAGAGCTGCTTGACCGTATTCGGGATATTCGTTCATCCGAAAAAATACTTTATCGTCAAGTGCTCGATCTTTATGCAACCAGTATCGACTATGATCCAAAGAGTGAAGAGTCTCTCGCCTTTTTTAAGATTGTGCAAAATAAACTGCATTATGCAGCTCACGGACATACCGCAGCAGAAGTTATTTATGACAGAGCCGATGCTGAAAAGCCGTTTATGGGACTTAAAGCTTTTTCGGGAGAACTTCCAGTTCGTAAAGATATCGGCATTGCAAAAAATTATTTAGATGAAGAAGAACTGAAAATCCTTAACAATCTTGTATCGGGTTATTTCGATATTGCGGAAATCAATGCCATTGAACACCGCCCCATGTATATGCAGGATTATATTGAACAGCTTGATGCAGTATTGACTTCCGGCAAAAGAAAACTGCTTGAAGGAGCCGGACGAGTAAGCCATGAACAAGCTGTAAAAAAGGCGGAAAAAGAATACCGCAAATATCAGACGGAGTCCTTAACTTCTGTTGAAAAAGCCTACTTAGACAGTTTAAAGAAGATAGAAAAAAAAGCGAAAAAAGCCTCTAAGTCGAAAAAGGAGAGTCCCAATGCCTAA